The DNA region GTCAGAGCGTGGGTGACATCCCTGTGGTTTCATTTCCACACGGACACTCATCCCACAACTGCCCCGTCCCACAGCAGCCGCTTCCATCACGGCTGATTTCCCATTTCCAGACACTCAACTTCCTTATCAAAACttgctcctggagcagagccgGGCTGAGCTCCCCTCCCGCAGGtgggggctgtggcaggaagAGGATGGTGGGTGCCTCCTCCATCCCCCAAACctgagggggaaaggaggaTCTTCGGTTGGAGTGTGATCCCACACTGGGGCTCAGCATTCTCCCGCGGGGAGCAGGACCCCGATGTCACCTGCCCTTTCTGTCCCCTGCAGGTCCCATGGCGCtgggctgggccctgctggtgctgctggtgctgagccccCTGTGGGcgtgtggggctgagctgctggagccggggctgccctggggcgGGCAGTGGGTCTGGGGGGAGGCCAagcccctgcccctctcccgTGGGAAGAGGGATGACCGTGGGCAGGAGCCCGGTGCCACCGCAATGATCAGCAGTGACAAGAGCGATGGTGTCTTTGTGCCACCACCCGGCACCAAGGccagcctgctccaggtgccaACCACAGCTGATCCCATGGATGATTCCCctgagcctgagctgctcctgagctctgcagcaccaaTGCCCAGCACCAATGCCAGCCTGCTCCGGGTGCTTGCAGTGTCCACCACAGCCGAGCCTATGGATGAGACAGATTCCCCTAAACCTGACTTCCTGGAGGACTCTGTGGCACCAACAGTGACCAGTGCCAGCACCAGCCTACTCCGGGTGCCCACCACAGCTGATCCCATGGATGAGACAGATCCCCCTGATCCTGACCTGCTCCCGAGCTCTgcctcaccagcagcacccagcaccgAGGCCAGCCGGGCACTCGTGGTGCCAACCACAGCTGATCCCATGGATGAGACTGATTCCCCTGCTCCCGATCTGCTGCCAGgctcagagcctggcacagcgTCAGCAGCCCAAAAGAGCatccccaccaccacccccagcTGGCTCACGGCACTCATCGAGGAGGACACAGTGACTGATGGCctggacagcagctcctccacGGGGCCGCGCTCAACAGCCCCCCCAGCCTTTGTCCTCACCAGCACGGGCTATAGAAAACCCAAGAAATCCGGAGCTCCGCCTGCATCGACCCTCCCGGCCACTTGGGACACGACGCCGGTGGGCACCGCGGTGCCCTGG from Camarhynchus parvulus chromosome 15, STF_HiC, whole genome shotgun sequence includes:
- the SELPLG gene encoding P-selectin glycoprotein ligand 1, coding for MALGWALLVLLVLSPLWACGAELLEPGLPWGGQWVWGEAKPLPLSRGKRDDRGQEPGATAMISSDKSDGVFVPPPGTKASLLQVPTTADPMDDSPEPELLLSSAAPMPSTNASLLRVLAVSTTAEPMDETDSPKPDFLEDSVAPTVTSASTSLLRVPTTADPMDETDPPDPDLLPSSASPAAPSTEASRALVVPTTADPMDETDSPAPDLLPGSEPGTASAAQKSIPTTTPSWLTALIEEDTVTDGLDSSSSTGPRSTAPPAFVLTSTGYRKPKKSGAPPASTLPATWDTTPVGTAVPWEPSGVMSKCLLAILLLGLVAAVFLVSTGVLGALLWRRARTGERRFSRTEMVCISSLLPDAEAAAGPRPVPARRHKLLLPDGSSEPDGDNLTLSSFLPEHS